In Rhodococcus sp. NBC_00297, the following are encoded in one genomic region:
- a CDS encoding ParA family protein, whose amino-acid sequence MTTSGTSRTLLVANQKGGVGKSSIVSAVAGMVAAAGRRVLVVDADQQANVSSSDLGVEGDGGRGLSMALQFAQELEPIRNVRPNMDVIPGGPALAVVASVAATAGQTGIDLRANFDQTLNSLCATEGYELILIDSGPGDAPLLDALLGTARYLIVPTRDDDASLSGVELLALRYLRARQAGSVIELLGVVLFDTNPRATARNRDVFEQVNDLLEGSGADPFEAFIRSDRAAAVDLRTRHLTPLELVEAAESDQKSRLQRLRQKSKPGERLWSRDPSGLASDYQALTREILTRVTRAERQRVEGGVA is encoded by the coding sequence GTGACGACATCAGGAACATCACGAACTCTGCTGGTCGCCAATCAGAAGGGGGGCGTTGGGAAGAGCTCCATCGTGTCCGCGGTGGCCGGCATGGTCGCTGCAGCGGGTCGCAGAGTGCTCGTCGTCGACGCCGACCAACAAGCCAATGTCAGTTCCTCGGATTTAGGTGTCGAGGGCGACGGCGGTAGAGGCTTGAGCATGGCTCTGCAGTTCGCGCAAGAGTTAGAGCCCATCCGCAACGTGCGCCCGAACATGGATGTCATCCCCGGGGGACCTGCTCTTGCGGTCGTCGCATCGGTGGCGGCCACCGCGGGCCAGACCGGGATCGACCTTCGCGCGAACTTTGATCAAACCCTCAACTCGTTGTGCGCGACTGAGGGATACGAACTGATCCTCATCGACTCGGGGCCCGGCGACGCGCCTCTTCTTGATGCGCTGCTCGGCACAGCCAGGTACCTCATAGTGCCCACCAGGGACGACGACGCAAGCTTGTCGGGGGTTGAATTACTTGCTCTTCGGTACCTCCGCGCACGACAAGCAGGGTCCGTGATCGAGCTGCTCGGCGTGGTGCTCTTCGACACTAACCCCCGTGCTACGGCCCGGAATCGCGACGTCTTCGAACAGGTCAATGACCTACTCGAAGGCAGCGGCGCCGATCCGTTCGAAGCGTTCATCCGGTCGGACAGAGCCGCTGCGGTCGATCTGCGAACTCGACACCTCACCCCGTTGGAACTTGTGGAAGCCGCTGAGTCGGACCAGAAGAGTCGATTGCAGCGACTTCGCCAGAAAAGCAAGCCGGGGGAGCGACTGTGGTCACGAGACCCCTCCGGCCTCGCTAGCGACTATCAAGCACTCACCCGCGAGATACTGACCCGCGTAACCCGTGCTGAACGTCAGCGTGTTGAAGGTGGCGTCGCATGA
- a CDS encoding toxin-antitoxin system, protein MGRPHLGPTTRLGSVPTEVYAALTAAAAQHGYRETTAYVSDILSLHVGRPDKLRGALSQEVLPLTG, encoded by the coding sequence ATGGGACGTCCCCATCTCGGTCCGACCACTCGTCTCGGATCAGTCCCGACAGAGGTCTACGCGGCGCTGACCGCGGCGGCAGCACAGCACGGCTACAGGGAGACGACGGCGTACGTCTCGGACATTCTCAGTCTTCATGTCGGCCGGCCCGACAAACTACGCGGCGCACTCAGCCAGGAGGTACTGCCACTGACGGGCTAG
- a CDS encoding cytochrome P450 has protein sequence MDQAGPPLARLPHPKFRLPIAGDLLSVDSSKPVQREMKMADELGGIYERKIFGHRLVVVSDPILVNEVNNEKVWTKFLGLPHRKLRGIAGDGLFTAFNSEPNWQLGHSVLGPAFNKAAMRRYHESMQRSIDGLLATWDNSSAPESVDAYEECSKLAFDVIGRCAVSHDFGTFDGEVPFADAISRALRYVNQSSNDVPMVRALTGRSAAKQHTDDLATIRDTVDSLVESRMATRRDGEGNVNSDLLQHMFETVDPATRDRLSVDNIKNQIITFLVAGNETTASTMAFALHFLSRDPGLLRSLRDEVEAVAPRGGAVEFDDVPKLRRVRRVVDETLRLWPAAPGYFRKARERGPAELGGYEIPEGWVFVLLPQVHRSASWGADARSFDPDRFMAGRMNHAPDRVYKPWGTGLRACIGRQFALHEAVLALASIVQRYDVVSDGKYELDVREAITLRPHGVRLRLTRCD, from the coding sequence ATGGATCAAGCTGGACCACCACTCGCTCGCCTCCCGCATCCGAAGTTCCGGCTTCCCATCGCGGGAGATCTGCTCAGCGTCGACTCATCCAAGCCTGTGCAGCGAGAAATGAAGATGGCTGATGAGCTCGGGGGCATCTACGAGCGCAAGATCTTCGGACATCGGCTCGTGGTGGTGTCCGATCCGATTCTGGTCAACGAGGTCAACAACGAGAAGGTGTGGACGAAGTTTCTTGGTCTCCCGCACCGAAAGCTACGCGGCATCGCGGGCGACGGGCTGTTCACGGCGTTCAATTCCGAACCCAACTGGCAACTAGGGCATTCGGTACTCGGCCCAGCTTTCAACAAGGCCGCGATGCGCCGCTATCACGAATCGATGCAACGTTCCATCGACGGACTGCTGGCAACCTGGGACAACTCGTCCGCTCCCGAATCGGTCGATGCATACGAGGAGTGCTCGAAACTGGCGTTCGATGTAATCGGGCGATGCGCAGTCTCCCATGATTTCGGAACGTTCGATGGCGAAGTGCCCTTCGCCGATGCGATCTCGCGGGCTCTTCGCTACGTCAATCAGTCGTCAAACGATGTACCCATGGTCCGAGCTCTCACCGGCCGATCCGCTGCCAAGCAACACACCGATGATCTGGCGACTATCCGAGACACCGTCGACTCCCTTGTCGAGAGCCGAATGGCTACTCGACGTGACGGCGAAGGGAATGTGAACTCTGACCTGCTGCAACACATGTTCGAGACGGTCGACCCAGCAACGAGGGATCGTCTGAGTGTCGACAACATCAAGAACCAAATCATCACTTTCCTCGTTGCAGGGAACGAGACGACAGCGTCAACCATGGCGTTCGCACTTCACTTTTTGAGTCGTGACCCGGGTCTGTTGCGGTCTTTGCGCGACGAGGTGGAAGCCGTCGCTCCTCGTGGAGGCGCAGTCGAGTTCGACGACGTACCGAAACTCCGTCGCGTTCGCCGAGTGGTCGATGAGACGCTACGTCTCTGGCCCGCTGCACCCGGCTACTTCCGCAAGGCGCGTGAACGCGGCCCGGCCGAACTGGGCGGCTACGAAATTCCCGAAGGATGGGTCTTCGTTCTCCTTCCACAGGTACATCGATCTGCATCCTGGGGAGCAGACGCCAGAAGCTTCGACCCTGATCGGTTCATGGCAGGCAGGATGAACCATGCCCCCGACCGTGTCTATAAGCCGTGGGGGACAGGGTTGCGAGCGTGCATCGGTCGTCAGTTCGCGCTCCACGAGGCGGTATTGGCCCTTGCGTCCATCGTCCAGCGGTACGACGTGGTATCTGACGGCAAGTACGAGTTGGACGTACGGGAGGCAATCACGTTGCGACCTCACGGTGTTCGATTGCGACTTACACGCTGCGATTAG